From a single Brassica napus cultivar Da-Ae chromosome C9, Da-Ae, whole genome shotgun sequence genomic region:
- the LOC106418253 gene encoding protein TORNADO 1 yields the protein MASETDQTFKDLSWFIQAIKDPQRNRSNLLQTLSFSSSSGKTTHCQLLTDTSMNINVTRDNLASLSQIFIELATSLETQTSLRNLEFEGISWDIELLQSLGLLLDNASTIKQVAFRKNRFNEQCLNELSEILRRNSSLREVMFSESRIGSRGATLLASALQVNDSLEELQIWEDSIGSKGAEELSKMIETNSSLKLFSIFDSSPLAATPLISSVLAMNRETEVHVWSGDHKRDRTSKVVEFLPESNALRIYQIDTSGSCRVAAALGMNTTVRSLDMTGATLNSRWAKEFRWVLEQNRTLREVKLSKTGLKDKAIVYVAAGLFKNRSLQSLCVDGNRFGSIGVADLLCPFSRFSALQLQANITLKTLVFGGTKTKIGRDGLTAILKMVTTNETVVHLGIHDDASLGPDDFVHIFKSLQKNASLRRFSVQGCKGVRGDRVLEAITETLQVNPLIEEIDLDRTPLQVSGNADDIYQKLGHNGRNVDEAETDSFRDMPLTEPKSVRAFLCGQDYAGKTTLCNSIMQSFSASGFSYVENVRTLMNPVEQAVKTAGGMKIKTFMDEETKISMWNLAGQHEFYALHDLMFPSPCLFLIVLSLFKKPSNKEPKTPAEVEGELQYWLRFIVTNSRKAVQQCMKPNVTVVLTHSEKTNQQSESFQATVGSIERVRGKFQDSVDFFPTVFTVDARSSPSVSSLTNHIRMTSKAILQRVPRVYQLCNDMVQLLSDWRSENSNRPVMRWKAFGDLCQYKVPSLRVQSRNENTETVETRRRAIATCLHQTGEVIYFDECGVLILDYEWFCGEVLAQLIKLDSRKQRNGFVSKKEMEKILKSSLQSPIPGMTSKVLEHLDVCDLVRLMKKLELCYEEDPSSPDSSLLVPSILEDGRGKTQKWQINNTQDCVYSGRHLLCDDSSHMFLTAGLFPRLQVHLHNRIMELKNQHGATYSLEKYLIDITIQGINIRVELGGQLGDYIDVLACSTKSLTETLRLIHQLIIPAIQSSCPGVILLEHIIRPQCVQDFTPPRFRQSQFVSLQRLKEALSSVPAEVMYDYQHTWDSVVDSGKTVLRAGFDLARDLLSDDDFRQVLQRRYHDLHILAQELQVPTEDDPEAVPVTNELENVDPSFGGIAKGVEAVLRRLKIIEQEIRDLKQEIQGLRYYEHRLLIQLHHKVDYLVNYNVQMDERKVPNMFYFITPENYGRRLITSIVPGMVSLRIHMLCEFRREMHVVEDQLGCDVMQIDNHAVKCLAPYMTGFMTLVTFALRIGANWAAGMGHMIPDLGHAIAHLATPSVMAGAAGAAGAVGVAAALGRNRGRDRDIQEQEQRAAQQWLIDYLREQNCSTGKDIAEKFGLWRVRYRDDGSIAWICKRHMITRANEVIQVPL from the exons ATGGCGTCCGAGACAGACCAAACCTTCAAAGATCTTTCATGGTTCATTCAAGCAATCAAAGACCCACAACGAAACCGCTCCAACCTTcttcaaaccctatctttctcctcctcctccggcaaAACCACGCATTGTCAGCTACTCACAGACACGTCCATGAACATCAACGTCACCAGAGACAACCTCGCTTCGCTTTCCCAGATCTTCATCGAGCTAGCAACGTCTCTAGAGACCCAGACCTCTCTCAGGAACTTGGAGTTCGAAGGAATCTCGTGGGACATCGAGTTATTACAGAGCCTTGGCTTGCTCCTCGACAACGCCTCCACGATAAAGCAGGTGGCTTTCAGAAAGAACAGGTTCAACGAACAATGTCTGAACGAGCTCTCGGAGATTCTGAGAAGAAACAGTTCGCTGAGAGAGGTTATGTTCTCAGAGTCGAGGATTGGAAGCAGAGGAGCTACGCTTCTAGCTTCGGCTCTCCAAGTTAACGACTCGTTAGAGGAGTTGCAGATTTGGGAAGACTCGATTGGGTCTAAAGGAGCTGAAGAGCTCTCGAAGATGATCGAAACGAACTCAAGCTTGAAACTTTTCTCCATATTCGACTCAAGTCCCCTCGCCGCGACGCCGTTGATATCTTCCGTGTTGGCTATGAACAGAGAGACGGAGGTTCACGTGTGGAGTGGAGACCACAAAAGAGACAGAACCTCAAAGGTCGTTGAGTTCTTGCCTGAGAGCAACGCTCTCAGGATTTACCAGATCGACACCTCTGGCTCTTGCAGAGTCGCTGCAGCGTTGGGGATGAACACAACGGTTAGGTCGCTAGACATGACGGGTGCCACGCTGAACTCGCGGTGGGCGAAGGAGTTTCGATGGGTTCTTGAGCAGAACAGGACTCTTAGAGAAGTGAAACTCTCCAAGACCGGTCTTAAAGACAAGGCCATTGTCTATGTTGCAGCTGGACTTTTCAAAAACAGGAGCTTGCAGAGTTTGTGCGTTGATGGGAACCGGTTCGGGAGCATTGGCGTCGCGGATCTGCTTTGTCCATTCAGTAGATTCTCTGCTCTGCAGTTACAAGCCAACATCACGCTTAAGACACTCGTCTTTGGAGGTACCAAGACCAAGATTGGAAGAGATGGACTCACCGCGATTTTGAAGATGGTAACAACAAACGAGACCGTGGTTCACCTTGGGATCCACGACGACGCTAGCCTGGGGCCTGATGACTTCGTCCACATCTTCAAGAGCTTGCAGAAGAACGCTTCTTTAAGACGGTTTTCGGTACAAGGCTGCAAAGGTGTAAGAGGTGATAGAGTCTTGGAGGCAATCACCGAGACGTTACAGGTTAATCCATTAATTGAGGAGATTGATCTAGATAGGACTCCGCTTCAAGTTTCAGGGAACGCAGATGATATATATCAGAAGCTGGGACACAATGGTAGGAATGTAGACGAAGCAGAGACAGATTCGTTCAGGGATATGCCACTCACTGAGCCGAAGAGCGTTAGAGCTTTCCTTTGCGGACAAGACTATGCAGGCAAGACTACGCTATGCAACTCTATAATGCAGAGTTTCTCTGCTTCTGGCTTCTCATACGTGGAGAATGTGAGAACTTTGATGAACCCTGTGGAGCAAGCTGTTAAGACAGCTGGTGGGATGAAAATAAAGACGTTCATGGACGAGGAAACGAAGATCTCGATGTGGAATCTTGCGGGGCAGCACGAGTTCTACGCTCTTCATGATCTTATGTTCCCCAGCCCATGTCTCTTCTTGATCGTATTGAGCTTGTTCAAGAAACCGAGCAACAAAGAGCCGAAAACACCAGCGGAAGTAGAAGGAGAGCTTCAGTACTGGCTTAGGTTCATCGTCACCAACTCGAGAAAAGCGGTTCAACAATGCATGAAACCAAACGTCACAGTTGTGCTCACGCACTCGGAGAAAACCAACCAGCAATCAGAAAGCTTTCAGGCAACTGTGGGTTCTATCGAGAGAGTGAGAGGTAAGTTTCAAGATTCGGTGGATTTCTTTCCGACAGTGTTCACAGTTGATGCAAGATCATCTCCTTCGGTTAGTTCACTCACAAATCATATTCGGATGACAAGTAAAGCCATCCTTCAAAGAGTTCCCCGGGTTTATCAGCTTTGCAATGATATGGTACAGCTCTTATCAGACTGGAGATCGGAGAATTCAAACAGACCTGTTATGAGATGGAAGGCCTTTGGAGACCTTTGCCAATACAAAGTTCCTTCCCTGAGAGTACAGTCTCGCAACGAGAACACTGAGACTGTGGAGACGAGACGGCGAGCCATAGCCACTTGCCTTCACCAAACAGGAGAGGTGATTTACTTTGATGAGTGTGGGGTTTTGATACTAGACTACGAATGGTTTTGTGGGGAGGTTCTTGCTCAGTTGATAAAGCTTGATTCAAGAAAGCAAAGGAACGGTTTTGTCAgcaagaaagagatggagaagaTTTTGAAAAGTAGTTTGCAGAGTCCCATTCCAGGGATGACCTCAAAGGTACTTGAGCACTTGGATGTGTGTGATCTTGTGAGGCTAATGAAGAAATTAGAACTTTGCTATGAAGAAGATCCTTCTAGTCCAGACTCTTCATTGTTAGTCCCATCGATTCTAGAAGATGGCAGAGGGAAGACTCAGAAATGGCAGATAAACAACACACAAGACTGTGTTTATTCAGGAAGGCATCTCCTGTGTGATGATTCAAGTCACATGTTCCTCACAGCTGGACTCTTCCCTCGTTTACAG GTGCATCTTCACAACAGAATCATGGAACTGAAGAACCAACACGGGGCGACTTATAGCCTTGAGAAGTACCTCATCGATATAACGATCCAAGGCATTAATATTAGAGTGGAGCTTGGAGGACAGTTGGGAGATTACATTGATGTTCTTGCTTGTTCAACAAAGAGCTTGACAGAAACTCTGAGGCTCATTCACCAGCTAATCATTCCTGCTATCCAGAGCAGCTGCCCCGGTGTAATCCTCCTTGAGCACATCATAAGACCACAGTGCGTTCAGGACTTCACTCCACCGCGGTTCCGACAAAGTCAGTTCGTTTCCCTCCAGAGGCTAAAAGAAGCATTATCATCAGTTCCTGCGGAGGTTATGTATGACTATCAACACACATGGGACTCTGTTGTAGATTCAGGTAAGACTGTTCTAAGAGCTGGATTTGATTTAGCCCGGGACCTCCTCTCCGATGatgatttcagacaagtattgCAAAGAAGGTACCATGATCTGCACATCTTAGCCCAAGAACTACAAGTTCCCACCGAGGATGATCCTGAAGCAGTGCCTGTGACCAATGAGCTGGAGAACGTCGATCCTAGCTTCGGTGGAATAGCTAAGGGTGTGGAAGCAGTACTTCGGAGGCTCAAGATTATCGAGCAAGAGATACGAGACCTGAAGCAAGAGATCCAAGGACTGAGATACTACGAGCACAGGCTTCTGATCCAGCTTCATCACAAAGTGGATTACCTTGTCAATTACAATGTCCAGATGGATGAAAGAAAAGTTCCAAACATGTTTTACTTCATCACACCAGAGAACTACGGGAGAAGACTCATCACGTCAATAGTTCCTggcatggtttctctaaggataCACATGTTATGCGAGTTCAGACGGGAAATGCACGTTGTGGAAGATCAGCTTGGATGTGATGTGATGCAGATAGACAACCATGCTGTGAAGTGCTTGGCTCCATACATGACAGGCTTCATGACACTTGTGACTTTTGCCCTGAGGATTGGAGCAAACTGGGCAGCTGGGATGGGACACATGATACCTGACTTGGGCCACGCAATCGCTCACCTAGCCACTCCATCTGTCATGGCTGGAGCCGCCGGAGCTGCAGGAGCGGTAGGGGTCGCTGCTGCATTGGGTAGGAACCGAGGTAGAGATAGAGATATCCAGGAGCAAGAGCAAAGAGCAGCTCAGCAGTGGCTCATCGATTACTTGAGGGAACAGAATTGCTCAACCGGGAAGGACATTGCAGAGAAGTTTGGCCTGTGGAGAGTTAGATACAGAGACGATGGGTCCATTGCCTGGATCTGCAAACGGCATATGATCACTAGAGCTAATGAAGTGATCCAAGTTCCGCTCTAA
- the LOC106416797 gene encoding LRR receptor-like serine/threonine-protein kinase FLS2, with the protein MTSLLSLLLLLVLLTLSSVESKTFWADVAALKEFKNSVDAKSITPGSCLSSWDFSVDPCDGLSGETFTCGFRCDTVVSGSGRVTDLSLDHAGYSGSLSSVSFNFPYLQSLDLSGNYFFGPLPDCLSNLTRLTSLYLSGNSFSGSVPDSLGSMPALEELLLDNSRLSGSVPASFNNLSSLKRLEIQLNNISGEFPDLSSLKNLNYLDASDNRISGRVPLSLPGSVVQISMRNNLMEGTIPESFRNLTSLEVVDLSHNKLSGSVPSFIFTHQTLQQLTLSFNGFTSLDSPYYSPSGLPSELISVDLSNNQIRGSLPLFMGLLPKLSALSLENNSFSGMIPTQYVWKTVSPGSDFAAFQRLLLGGNFLFGVVPGPLMALKPGSANVQLAGNCFSWCPATFFFCQGQEQRSLTECRKYSRVIP; encoded by the coding sequence ATGACTTCTCTtctgtctcttcttcttcttcttgttttgcTCACTTTGTCTTCAGTAGAGTCCAAGACTTTCTGGGCTGACGTGGCAGCTCTTAAAGAGTTCAAGAACTCTGTGGATGCGAAATCGATAACCCCCGGCTCTTGCCTCAGCTCCTGGGACTTCTCCGTCGATCCCTGCGACGGTTTATCCGGCGAGACATTCACTTGTGGCTTCCGCTGCGACACCGTCGTTTCCGGATCGGGTCGGGTCACAGACCTCAGCCTCGACCACGCCGGTTACTCCGGGTCCCTCTCCTCCGTCTCCTTCAACTTTCCTTATCTCCAGTCCCTCGATCTCTCCGGCAACTACTTCTTCGGTCCTCTTCCGGACTGCCTCTCCAACCTCACCCGCCTCACCAGCCTATACCTTTCCGGTAACTCCTTCTCAGGATCCGTACCCGATTCTCTCGGGTCCATGCCAGCTCTCGAGGAGCTCCTCCTCGACAACAGCCGCCTCTCCGGGTCCGTTCCGGCGAGTTTTAACAATCTTTCCAGCCTTAAACGGCTAGAAATCCAGCTCAACAACATCTCCGGCGAGTTCCCCGATCTGAGCTCGCTGAAGAACTTGAATTACCTAGACGCGAGCGATAACCGGATCTCCGGTCGGGTCCCGTTATCCTTACCCGGTTCAGTAGTTCAAATCTCAATGCGGAACAACCTCATGGAAGGAACGATCCCAGAGAGCTTCAGAAACTTAACATCTCTTGAAGTGGTGGATCTTAGCCACAACAAACTCAGTGGCTCGGTCCCGTCGTTCATCTTCACTCATCAAACTCTGCAACAGCTTACTCTCTCCTTCAATGGCTTCACCTCTTTAGATTCACCTTACTACTCACCCTCGGGTCTCCCCAGCGAGTTAATATCCGTTGATCTCAGCAACAACCAGATCCGAGGCTCGTTACCTCTGTTCATGGGTCTCTTACCGAAGCTCTCAGCTTTGTCGTTAGAGAACAATAGCTTCTCCGGTATGATTCCGACTCAGTACGTCTGGAAAACCGTATCTCCCGGATCTGATTTCGCCGCGTTTCAGAGGCTTTTACTAGGCGGGAACTTTTTATTCGGAGTCGTACCGGGTCCTTTGATGGCGCTCAAGCCTGGTTCTGCGAACGTGCAGCTCGCCGGGAACTGCTTCTCCTGGTGTCCGGCGACTTTTTTCTTTTGCCAGGGTCAAGAACAGAGATCGCTTACGGAATGTAGAAAGTATAGCCGTGTGATTCCTTGA
- the LOC106417698 gene encoding probable serine/threonine-protein kinase WNK11 isoform X1 codes for MMSSEPLDSDDSEPFVESDPTGRYGRYDELLGSGAVKKVYRAFDQEEGIEVAWNQVKLRCFSDDTAMLERLYSEVKLLKSLENSNIIALYKVWRDEGSNTLNFITEICTSGNLREYRKKHRHVSMRALKKWSKQILKGLDYLHTHKPCIIHRDLNCSNVFVNGNIGQVKIGDLGLAATVGENHVAHSILGTPEFMAPELYEERYTEIVDIYSYGMCVLELVSLEIPYSECDNVAKIYRRVSSGVRPEALNKVKDVEAKAFIEKCLGKPKARPSAAELLRDPFFDGIVDDDDDDDEQVENNENCGTGRIVS; via the exons ATG ATGAGTTCCGAACCGTTAGATAGCGATGACTCGGAGCCTTTCGTGGAATCAGATCCCACCGGTAGATACGGCCGTTACGACGAGCTATTAGGCTCAGGCGCCGTCAAAAAAGTCTACAGAGCCTTTGACCAAGAAGAAGGCATTGAGGTCGCGTGGAACCAAGTCAAGCTCAGATGTTTCTCCGACGACACTGCCATGCTCGAGAGGCTTTACTCGGAGGTCAAGCTGCTTAAGAGCCTCGAGAACAGCAACATCATCGCCTTGTACAAGGTCTGGAGAGACGAGGGGAGCAACACCTTGAACTTCATCACCGAGATTTGTACCTCCGGGAACCTGAGAGAGTACCGTAAGAAGCATAGGCACGTGTCCATGAGAGCTTTGAAGAAGTGGTCCAAGCAGATTCTCAAGGGACTGGATTATCTCCACACGCATAAGCCGTGTATCATCCACAGAGATCTTAACTGCAGCAACGTTTTCGTCAATGGGAACATCGGCCAGGTCAAGATTGGTGATCTTGGTTTAGCTGCGACCGTGGGGGAGAACCATGTTGCTCATTCGATCCTCGGGACGCCGGAGTTTATGGCCCCTGAGCTATACGAGGAGAGGTACACGGAGATTGTTGACATTTACTCCTACGGGATGTGCGTTTTGGAGCTTGTGTCGCTCGAGATTCCGTATAGTGAATGCGATAACGTCGCAAAGATATACAGAAGGGTGAGCAGTGGAGTCAGACCAGAGGCTCTGAACAAGGTAAAGGATGTAGAAGCTAAGGCCTTTATTGAGAAGTGCCTTGGGAAACCCAAGGCGAGACCTTCTGCTGCTGAGCTTCTTCGTGACCCGTTCTTTGACGGGATagtcgatgatgatgatgatgatgatgaacaagTAGAAAACAATGAAAATTGTGGAACTGGTCGTATTGTTTCTTAA
- the LOC106373148 gene encoding uncharacterized protein LOC106373148 translates to MSKISNLDYAALNLSGDNYLQWTLDTKINLRSKELGDAIIEGNNETDKNREMRPIGTAALPEANEAEKKDPKECNHVHDDKRSHGKGRSRYKGHGRDNYSYGRQGNHNNRGRGSSYGRGRGSYGRGRGESLKNKNPEAHMVHDTGYDADDDSDLEKDDLLDFETSECLKD, encoded by the exons atgtcgaaaatctcaaacCTAGACTATGctgcccttaatctctccggagacaactATTTGCAATGGACACTTGACACAAAGATTAACTTGAGGTCAAAGGAACTCGGTGATGCTATCATCGAGGGCAACAATGAGACTGATAAGAATCG tgagatgagacccaTCGGAACAGCAGCATTACCAGAAGCCAATGAGGctgaaaagaaagatcccaaagaGTGCAACCACGTCCATGATGATAAGAGATCACACGGCAAAGGCCGTAGTAGATACAAAGGACATGGCCGTGACAACTACTCATATGGCCGgcaaggaaaccacaataaccgtggtcgtggttccagctATGGCCGTGGCCGAGGCAGttatggccgtggtcgaggcg AGAGCcttaagaacaagaacccaGAAGCCCATATGGTTCATGATACCGGgtatgatgctgatgatgattcCGACCTTGAAAAGGACGACCTCTTGGATTTTGAGACTTCTGAATGTCTCAAAGACTAA
- the LOC106417698 gene encoding probable serine/threonine-protein kinase WNK11 isoform X2, translated as MSSEPLDSDDSEPFVESDPTGRYGRYDELLGSGAVKKVYRAFDQEEGIEVAWNQVKLRCFSDDTAMLERLYSEVKLLKSLENSNIIALYKVWRDEGSNTLNFITEICTSGNLREYRKKHRHVSMRALKKWSKQILKGLDYLHTHKPCIIHRDLNCSNVFVNGNIGQVKIGDLGLAATVGENHVAHSILGTPEFMAPELYEERYTEIVDIYSYGMCVLELVSLEIPYSECDNVAKIYRRVSSGVRPEALNKVKDVEAKAFIEKCLGKPKARPSAAELLRDPFFDGIVDDDDDDDEQVENNENCGTGRIVS; from the coding sequence ATGAGTTCCGAACCGTTAGATAGCGATGACTCGGAGCCTTTCGTGGAATCAGATCCCACCGGTAGATACGGCCGTTACGACGAGCTATTAGGCTCAGGCGCCGTCAAAAAAGTCTACAGAGCCTTTGACCAAGAAGAAGGCATTGAGGTCGCGTGGAACCAAGTCAAGCTCAGATGTTTCTCCGACGACACTGCCATGCTCGAGAGGCTTTACTCGGAGGTCAAGCTGCTTAAGAGCCTCGAGAACAGCAACATCATCGCCTTGTACAAGGTCTGGAGAGACGAGGGGAGCAACACCTTGAACTTCATCACCGAGATTTGTACCTCCGGGAACCTGAGAGAGTACCGTAAGAAGCATAGGCACGTGTCCATGAGAGCTTTGAAGAAGTGGTCCAAGCAGATTCTCAAGGGACTGGATTATCTCCACACGCATAAGCCGTGTATCATCCACAGAGATCTTAACTGCAGCAACGTTTTCGTCAATGGGAACATCGGCCAGGTCAAGATTGGTGATCTTGGTTTAGCTGCGACCGTGGGGGAGAACCATGTTGCTCATTCGATCCTCGGGACGCCGGAGTTTATGGCCCCTGAGCTATACGAGGAGAGGTACACGGAGATTGTTGACATTTACTCCTACGGGATGTGCGTTTTGGAGCTTGTGTCGCTCGAGATTCCGTATAGTGAATGCGATAACGTCGCAAAGATATACAGAAGGGTGAGCAGTGGAGTCAGACCAGAGGCTCTGAACAAGGTAAAGGATGTAGAAGCTAAGGCCTTTATTGAGAAGTGCCTTGGGAAACCCAAGGCGAGACCTTCTGCTGCTGAGCTTCTTCGTGACCCGTTCTTTGACGGGATagtcgatgatgatgatgatgatgatgaacaagTAGAAAACAATGAAAATTGTGGAACTGGTCGTATTGTTTCTTAA
- the LOC125575391 gene encoding F-box/kelch-repeat protein At4g39560-like produces MSNSEEQPRAKKTKREAFPLSCLPDDLVLNCLARVSRRDLAALSMVSQRYHSLVASTDLYKIRSLIGRTETYVYVCLRIPTPVPSVRWYILRRRKTLDASDLIQIPSLPSQPLEASSVVVLDCSIYVIGGLIKGEQRTSDVWRLDCGTHVWHPVPSMGAARAYGAAGVVDGKIYVFGGCDVHGNYGEVFDRETQTWNPLPPMPKRKKHIHSSMVRDQKVYALDEKERTFYYSPREGLVHYGDQIIDRWEEKWIMDGRPPFKMPKCWKKFRFERLRPGARMCSSGGKIVLFWDKISLEGYLHHIWSAEISLERLQGGEIWGNIERSNILMPVEPFKAPQEASVNDIFLLFATTVAGCSEEDTAAVVLFFFLASPDAD; encoded by the exons ATGTCCAATTCCGAAGAGCAGCCCCGTGCGAAGAAGACCAAGAGAGAAGCGTTTCCGTTATCGTGTTTGCCAGATGATTTGGTTCTGAACTGCCTTGCTAGAGTCTCGAGACGAGACCTCGCGGCCTTATCTATGGTCTCCCAACGCTATCACTCTCTAGTGGCGTCGACTGATCTCTACAAGATCCGATCGCTGATTGGTCGCACCGAAACATACGTCTACGTATGCTTACGAATCCCTACTCCTGTTCCAAGCGTGCGATGGTATATCCTCCGCCGTAGAAAAACCCTAGACGCCTCTGATCTGATTCAGATCCCTTCGCTCCCCTCCCAGCCTCTGGAAGCATCCTCCGTGGTGGTGCTGGATTGTAGCATATATGTAATCGGTGGGTTAATAAAGGGAGAGCAGCGCACTTCAGATGTCTGGCGCTTGGATTGTGGGACTCACGTGTGGCACCCTGTCCCTTCCATGGGAGCGGCTCGAGCTTACGGAGCTGCTGGTGTTGTAGACGGGAAGATATACGTGTTTGGAGGCTGTGATGTCCATGGTAACTATGGAGAGGTATTCGACCGGGAGACTCAGACTTGGAATCCTTTGCCGCCTATGCCGAAACGGAAGAAGCATATCCACAGCAGTATGGTGAGGGATCAAAAGGTTTATGCGTTGGACGAAAAGGAGAGAACGTTTTACTACTCGCCGAGGGAAG GACTTGTCCACTATGGTGATCAGATTATTGATCGTTGGGAAGAAAAGTGGATCATGGATGGTCGACCCCCGTTCAAGATGCCCAAATGTTGGAAAAAGTTCAGGTTCGAACGTTTACGTCCAGGTGCCAGAATGTGCAGCTCCGGCGGGAAGATTGTGCTTTTCTGGGACAAGATTTCATTGGAGGGATATCTTCATCATATTTGGTCGGCGGAGATTTCATTGGAGAGACTCCAAGGAGGCGAGATCTGGGGCAACATTGAACGGTCTAATATTCTCATGCCTGTTGAACCTTTTAAAGCCCCACAAGAAG CCTCTGTCAATGAcatcttccttctctttgcAACTACTGTTGCTGGATGTAGTGAAGAAGATACCGCTGCTGttgttttattctttttcttgGCATCTCCAGATGCAGATTGA